The genomic stretch GGTCTGCATGTCCAAGTGAACCAGAAGTAACGTGATTCATGCATGAAAATCCAAAAGGGACTAATGGTTGCCAATGTTGTGATTACCGCCTATATTTCCTGTTCTGATGATTGTACATAAAGATCGtcatttagacaatttttctttaattaatccTTGCCAATCgggattcagaaaaaaatcacaGCAACATCCCTAATGTTGCACCATACAGAGACAATGAGAGAGAGTATAcaagcagagaaggaatatgatcacctcaaacatgtttcaagagcaaaatgttatttttggacggcaaACAAGGAACACACAGGTTTGACTGCTGTAACTCACATTTTATATCTGATTGCAAGAAAAATCTGATTTCAACTATTGCACAATGTAGTTTCGATTATTAGTTTCATTAATACATACTCTGTGGTTATGGTATTAAATTTGCTTGCTGATCGTTTATAACGTTTGCTCCTCTCTTGAGGTTCAATGTCGCCATAATCCTTTGCCGTACTtataatatgaatttttttgggttttgacaaattttccgtaTAGGTACTTGCAGTTGGAGGCTTAGCTGGAATATACGACATCTCCTCCACATACTTATGTAACTTTTTCATGTTTTCCTTACACCGGTGATCTTCATATGTTAGGTAATTGTTATCTTCAAAATTGGGCTCCTCCGATGTGTCTGAAAGAGGCTCCTCCCAATTATTCACATTTTCGCTTGCCATattgcaataattttcaaaacttcaatTTATACATGCAATTTGgtgaatttgatttaaaatgaataaaacaattgagttaaaaatcaaatctactgtttgcatttatttttattgaatctattaaatttttatacacatCCAATATTCCGGTATATTGAAACTATCAGGTACGTGCTGTTCGTATTGTAGTTTGTATGGTACATGCCAACGATCTTGAACTTTGTGTGCACATATTAAATGCCTAATGGGTTCCTTGACAATTATTTTCCCGCTATTCGTTTGAGTGACTAAGGAATACTGGTGCTCTTGTTGCCATCGACGAAAAATCCCTTTCAATTCCGGACCAAGAAGAAATGCATGTTGTCTCATGAAATCTCTCGAAAAGAAGTCTGTTCGTTGGCCACTTTTTAATGTTGCATACAAAAGAAATGGATCATCCTGCGACCTGGAATCAAatagcgatgaatttaaaaaatacataaatgaaatttaagaaaaagtaTTTCTTGGGAATTGTATTAGTTCTAGGGAGGATGACACTAGAAAATAAATAGACGATTCTAACAAGTGCTGACgtaattttattgttacaatttgaattaacggaaactaagcaAAATCTGGAAACATCACATTTGTAacaatacataatttttttcgcttttaaaagaaaatttcatagtttgatgaaaaaatttgagttcaaatttgcaaaaatgtcttgagtgccatacgaagttcaagatgggcgaatTGTGGTAAAATGatacatttgtgtatattttttccagaattcccttctttggttcggaatcaataccaaaatccttaaaggatttAAAAGATATGAAAAAtccttcttttggatttaaaagatatgaaaaatattgGACAATCGcaataaatatgtataataaaaatatgtattttccatttatatttttttatttccagaatttgcatagTATGTTATCttcaccaaatattacatttctttgccattatttttatatctggttggttcaaattttaataggcgATTTCAATGTGGGGAAATATTGGAAAGGAATtgctactaaaattaaattaaatcgagTCCCTTAATAACCTTTTTATGCAAAAAGATTACAACGacgaaagaagattataaatctgcaacctggaaataaaaattcaacttGATATtccatgcaggtaatgtttaataaaattaactttaattgaacaaaacgaAGTtctaattattctgtttactttcagaaaaacaaatttagcttaaagactgctgatttattggaaatctaggcgcatctatttattttttttttcactcttTAGTtgttacaccctcacaaaaaatcgcttctgtaacatatactcccaaacatattttgcttcaagcatatacatttttgggtattgcccaaacatttatatgtttgatctctaacaatatataatatgtttgaaagcatattggtctaaacaatataagtttgggtagtctaagttccaaacattttgtatttttgcatccaaattcaataatgttgtcttccaaaaaacaatatgttattatgtgaccatataatatgtttggaagcattttgcacccaaaaatattatatgcttaaaaaaaattctcccaaacaatattgtgctcaaaattttatttatttatttatatatttacaatcataatgaattatgaaaataaacaggtaatataagtgctaacaacataggttttcgacctgaatgctcaaaattttgtttctgcccaattgtatattccccgacatctttctcacttccacgagattttttagttcttagcacctttttctgtaatacaaacattgtagaagaaattattcaattttatgatttttttttattttaattttaccttttgccggacggggattcgaacagcggaccacacagtttgtaaggatcaaagaagtagctgatcaattgctcaaggaaaaataaaatgttaattttgtaataacaagcaacaaccaccaacttaattcaatatcgctccctgttaaatagcgctccaagctactaaacacatatatgtttataggctatttctaaattaatatatgtttgcattcaagcatattatatttacaaacattttatgtcccaaacataatatgttctaacatattaacatatatgtcccaaacatgttatgctagtttatgaacattatatgcttgcactcaaaaatattgtgtttaaaaatttgtgttccaaacatataatgtttatagccaaacatatgaaaaacagtctttttcaaccgtgtatagaTTGTTAATGTacgcgtaagttatgttagaataaaacacacaaattgcaagaactaaattattttgtttatagcataattcacaatattttttataagaaactcatattttcttttatttcctttttttgtatGTGTTTATTTAGTATAAGTCAATATTTAcattcataaaaaattggtcctcagcgCCAAGAGGCATTATAGAGGAAATTGGCAacaataattaatataaatacataagaaattatttttggctatagtttataaaaaattatgaataaattataattcaatACATGAAATTTGTGTGTGTAATTGTAGAACTAATCTCCATTTTTGTGGTAACTCGTTGTATATTAATCCTCCTGAATAATCAATCCTTTGCTTACACTTTTCCAGTCTACAGCGCGGtactttaatattttcttgattTCTTGTATTAAAATGAGTCTGAATTAGATCAAATTTCATGGTGTGGTGACCAATGTCATCTAAACATTTATACACAAAAAGAAGCACTTGAAAAATACCATGAATGGGAAGTGTACTTTCCGCTATAGATCTATTAAAACATTACTTGAAAAGTTGATAGGTAagttataaacatttttcaaagctCTATTTTGGGAACTTTGCAGGGATTTCAAATAAGTATTAATTTTATTGCATCCATACGCTATTGCCAAATAATTCAGATGCGACTATATTTCATGGTGTGGTGACCAATGTCATCTAAACATTTATACACAAAAAGAAGCACTTGAAAAATACCATGAATGGGAAGTGTACTTTCCGCTATAGATCTATTAAAACATTACTTGAAAAGTTGATAGGTAagttataaacatttttcaaagctCTATTTTGGGAACTTTGCAGGGATTTCAAATAAGTATTAATTTTATTGCATCCATACGCTATTGCCAAATAATTCAGATGCGACTATATTAAGACGTTAAATATCAACAATTTTCATCTTTCGTCTAGCTTCCATctcaatttatataaaattccaaCGGCCGGAGCGACTTTCCTTTTCAGTTCGTTTACATGCAAGTCCCACGCCATATTACCTTGAAGCAAAACACCTAAATATTTAACATAACTAGACTCCTCAATGGATTTCCCGTTTACCGAAACACTAAACTCTCGATTCAGAGCTACAGAATGCGGACGAAATCTTACCATTTCAGTCTTATCTGTATTAAGAATCAACCGATTTAATCTGGCATATTCAAACAGTATCGCAGCATCTCGTTCAATACTACACCTTAAAGCTAAATCATACTTATATGGATAAAATAGACATATGTCATcagcaaaccaaaaaaaattttgccatcaaAACTAATGTTTGCtaaatcgttcaaacaaatcgaAAATAGCAATGGACCTAGTCCACTACCCTGTGGCACGCCAAATTTAACTGCACCCAAAAAACCTTTCTTCCCGTTAATCTGAACAAACTGCattctatttttaaaataatcacGAAAAAGTTCTAACTCAAGTCAACCAATCCCATACCACTTCATCTTCTCAAACAAAATCTGATGGTTCACCCTATCGAAGGCCTTTGCGAAATCATAGAAGAGTCCTGCCACTCCACTGAAACCTCTATCTAAACCTTTACATATATGATGCACCACATTCAAAACCGCATCCTCCGTCCCACATCCTTTCCTAAATCCAAACTGAAAATTATACAGTAATCGATTCTCATCTAAGTAACTCgagagcttttcatataaaattctttCCAGAACCTTATCAACAGCAGACAATACAGATATAGTTCTATATTTCTCTTTAAACAATGAATTTATTGTCTTAGGTATGGGAACAATTTTGTTGACTTTGAGTATATTGGGATATTCGGATGAAGCCTACATCTTATTAAATATTTCCATTAAGAACGGTGAAATTTCATCTATACATCCCAAAATAATGCTGGGAGATATATTATCACTACCCGCAAACTTATCTACTCTCATGGCCATAATAACATCTCTTACGTGTTGCAATCCGATATCCTTAATCCGAAATATATTATTGGGAACAACAgatgtattaaaaaaatctatcaaatcatCTGACCGAACTTCAATTTGTTCCTTTAGTTGATGTATCGAGGATATAAAGTAATCGTTAAATGTTTCTACTTTCTCCTGATCCCTGATTACAGGTCCCCCCTTCTGCATTACAAAGATTgatgttcctttttttcattcTACCCAATGTCCTATTTATGAAACTCCATAATTTTCTAGAATCAAAACCAACTTCGTAAAGTAATTACTTCTACAAACtcttgaagcaaaatttataaCCTTACTTAACCTTTTGAGTTGCGAATTCAAAACTTCATTGTCCCTAGATTTACGCCTTTTTcgtaaaagtttttccttgaacAAAACTTGTtcattgattgaaatttattgccaatatcaattaattatttaattgaatcaatcaaatagttgattgattcttGTCGcgattttaattaaagtttgtCACGAACAATCCTAATAATAGTCTCTGTATTTTCTTGTTtgctttctttatttttttgttacattcgCATGAACGCATTGAATTGTAATAGATcagaaaaacttttgttttttttttttgagtttggcgTTAACTT from Haematobia irritans isolate KBUSLIRL unplaced genomic scaffold, ASM5000362v1 scaffold_87, whole genome shotgun sequence encodes the following:
- the mldr gene encoding mitochondrial ribonuclease P catalytic subunit, which produces MNKWPKRGMQFVTDNAAVFLANDLSQDDPFLLYATLKSGQRTDFFSRDFMRQHAFLLGPELKGIFRRWQQEHQYSLVTQTNSGKIIVKEPIRHLICAHKVQDRWHVPYKLQYEQHVPDSFNIPEYWMCIKI